TTGGCGCGGAATCCTATGTCGTGGACATGGTTGGCATCCTCGTGCTGCGCGAGATTGGCGTGCTGATCGTGGCTATCATGGTGGCCGGACGATCCGGCAGCGCCTATACGGCCGAGATTGGTGCAATGAAGATGCGCGAGGAGATCGACGCGCTCAGCACCATGGGGCTCGATCCTGTCGCAGTCCTGATCCTGCCGCGGATCCTGGCGCTGGTGGTGGCGCTGCCGATTCTCGCCTTTCTCGGCTCGCTCGCGGCGCTCTATGGCGGCGGCCTCATCGCCTGGCTTTATGGCGGCATGAGTCCGGCGATCTTCATCGCACGCCTTCACGACGCGGTTTCAGTCACTCATTTCGAGGTCGGGATCATCAAGGCGCCATTCATGGCGCTCGTGATCGGGCTGGTCGCGGCCGTGGAGGGATTGAGCGTGAAGGGCAGTGCGGAGTCGCTCGGACAGCAGACGACGGCGTCGGTCGTGAAATCGATCTTCCTGGTGATCGTGCTCGACGGGTTGTTCGCGGTCTTCTTCGCCTCGATCGGGATGTAGCCATGACCGACACGCCAGCGATCCATATCCGCGACCTCGTGGTCGGCTTCGGTGAGAAGATCATCCTCGATCACCTCGACCTCGACGTGAATGACTGCGAAATTCTGGGCCTCGTGGGCGCGTCCGGCGGCGGAAAGTCAGTGCTGATGCGGACATTGGTCGGCCTGCTTCCGAAACGAAGTGGTCAGATCGATTTCGCGGGCAATAGCGATGATGAGCGCCGCTGGGGCGTCCTGTTCCAGCAGGGAGCGCTGTTCTCGGCCTTGACGGCTCGCCAGAACATCCAGTTTCCGCTGCGCGAGTGCGCGCGGCTGTCGCCGGGACTGCTGGACGAAATTGCGGACGCGAAGCTCGAGATGGTCGGCCTGACGCGCGAAGACGGGGAGAAGTATCCGTCCGAGCTCTCGGGCGGGATGACCAAGCGGGTTGCGCTCGCGCGGGCACTGGCGCTCGACCCCTCGCTCCTGTTTCTCGATGAGCCGACCTCAGGTCTCGATCCCATCGCTGCGGGCGAATTCGACGCCCTGATCCGGACGCTGCACCGGACGTTGCGTTTTAC
This Bradyrhizobium sp. CCBAU 53421 DNA region includes the following protein-coding sequences:
- a CDS encoding ABC transporter ATP-binding protein produces the protein MTDTPAIHIRDLVVGFGEKIILDHLDLDVNDCEILGLVGASGGGKSVLMRTLVGLLPKRSGQIDFAGNSDDERRWGVLFQQGALFSALTARQNIQFPLRECARLSPGLLDEIADAKLEMVGLTREDGEKYPSELSGGMTKRVALARALALDPSLLFLDEPTSGLDPIAAGEFDALIRTLHRTLRFTVFMVTHDLNSLQAICDRVAALADGRIAAIGRLSSVLKSDHPWVQAYFHGVRAQKLGLGN